TCCGAGGCCTCCTCCTTTGCCAATACCACCTCCAAGTCCACCACCCTTTCCAATTCCACCTCCAAGTCCACCTCCTTTTCCTATTCCACCACCATGTCCTCCTCCAAGTCCACCTCCCTTTCCTATTCCACCACCAAGGCCTCCTCCTTTTCCAATACCACCTCCAAGTCCACCACCCTTTCCAATTCCGCCTCCAAGTCCACCTCCTTTTCCAATACCACCTCCAAGTCCACCACCCTTTCCAATTCCGCCTCCAAGTCCACCTCCTTTTCCTATTCCACCACCATGTCCTCCTCCAAGTCCACCTCTCTTGCCAATCCCACCACCAAGGCCTCCACCTTTTCCAATCCCGCCGCCAAGGCCTCCACCCTTGCCAATCCCACCACCAAGACCCCCACCCTTGCCAATGCCACCACCAAGTCCACCACCCTTTCCAATGCCACCACCAAGTCCACCACCTTTACCAATTCCACCACCAAACCCTCCCCCTGCTCCACCTCCACCACCAAGCCCTCCACCAGCTCCACCTCCACCTCCAAGTCCACCACCACCCCCAGCTCCACCTCCAAAACCAGCTCCACCTCCAGCACCACCACCAAAACCACCTCCAAGACCTCCACCTCCACCAAAACCACCCCCACCACCAAACCCACCTCCCTTAGTCAAAAAGTACTTCTCATCCGTATTTACCACATTCTTAGCAACTACATTCGCCacaaacacattaaaacaaaGCAAAGAAAACAAGACAACTCTCTTAGCAAAGCTcgccatttttgttttttttgttcaaCTTTAGCTACGTTCATGAGATGGATGAAACCCCAAAGTTCTTTTATAAGCCAATGGGGTCGCATTAAATCATCTCAACAACTAACTGTTGGCCACATTTAATGTAATATTAACCACTATTATCAAGTATCAAAAACCAACCTTTTTCTGAGTAAGTTGCATCTCAAAAACCAGCTCACGAGGTTACCTTTTATTTTGCTCATCATTAGATCAACACCTTGATTTGTTATTTTACATACTTCTAAACCCTAATTAATTAACTCCAATACCAATAGGCTTAAATTtggtgtgtgtatatatatataaccaactaAAAGTTAGCTTTGTCTCTATCATGCATATAACCCAACGTTAAAGAACTCgatttttgtataaaaatatttgtaataataataattcaaagtcAAGAAATTATTTCACGTAATCGTTACCATTTTtcaataacaaaataacaaatcagattttttttcttgatttttaatatttttaattggatttaaatttttacagtagtaaaaaattaataatcatgatgaaaaatctaatttattattttctattaaaaataaataaaaataatttaaaattacaatttcataCAATCACTCCTCTCAAAATTAAATACTACAAATATTTAAACTAAAAGGAAACTTAAGTTTAATCATCACTTTAAAGCACCTTTATTTAGGTTACCAATTAGGTCATGGTATGTAGGTAATAGTCTCatcaatccttttttttttctatgaaTAAAGTACTTTCTTTTTTATCCATAggtttatttcattaaaaagctcTTAAAATGaatatagataatttttttaacaaatgaaaatatgtatagaACGAAGGATTCGattcaatatatttatatgcaattaatattttaataactcaaCTATTATAATTCATATTCCGTTCATAGATATAATGCATGGTAAATTTGatacaaatttaaatttcttaACTATTTGCTTTATGTAAAAAATTTCAACCGttgaataaatattatttatatagaCAATGTTTCATATTAATATGATAGAGATATTGGACTAGTTCGAAATTTTACGTATATAATAAGTAcatttatattgataaattcataagttggattgttaaattattaatcatacaaaaatatgaaaaatgatgTAAAACTATTTTAGTTTTTTACATTTATAcaatacattaaatataaatactttatttatactaatttcctttttagttaatATTCTTATGAACTTTTCAAGagtaaaagtatatatatgtgtatataggGGTGAAGCCAGGCGGTGGCATGTGCCCCAGCCCcacctaaaatgtaaaattacattttaagcctttaaaatttttaaattaataaaggtaaaattgcactttgacccccctaaaattataaaaatttgatttaattctttacaaattataaagatataaactataaaaaattaaaattttatccggccccccctaaaaaaattttctggcttcgcccctttatgtatatatatatcaaagtcCTATGTTTGAAGAAATGGATGGATAAAAAAGTTATCACACTCACAttatatgtatgaatataggaATACTCTTTTTAATCCAAACcagaaatattatgaaataaatcaCTGAATCCAAGTACTGTAACCTATTATTTCATGCTTCTCAACAACTTGCTGTAGCTATCGGTATTTTCAGCCATATACACACCcataaaagtaatatatatataaacccttTTAATTTAAACCCCAGAAATTTTAGCAAATTAAACCCTCTTTGAAAAAAAATCGAGTATAACATGGACCGGTATTTATGTTAAAAGGGAATCATGGTTTAGAATAGTGGTAGATCTTGAAATTAAATTATGgggagtttaattaaaatttttaaaaattttaatgggtTTAatgagaatttcaaaaaaaaaaattgtgaggtctaaataaaattttcaaaatctaataagaattttcaaaaatttaaaaaaaaaatcacgaTTCCAGATTTAAACTATATAAacgttaatttttaaataatgaataCTTTTTATTGAAAAAACAAACATATTCCATGATATTCGAATTCAAAACTATCTCTATATCCAAAAATGATTAAAAAGAATACTATAGGCTTATTTAGATTTAATATGCACATGCATGGGTCCAACTTCAACCAACCCCCtttgaaaattaagaaaattgaaaatgaaaggtaataactaattaattaatctatttttttctaaaaaaatcaaaataaaaaaaaaatccaaaagtaCATAAACATTGCTGTTGAAAATGCATGCATCATTGATAATATCCATGTGCTTGGTAGATAGGCAAATTTATTGCTATTGGTGTTagagtttttttctttatttttgcttaataatttatttgtcatTGCATTTATAATCTTTCTTAAAATAAACAGATAAGTAgctaaaaagagaaaatattagTAGTTGAATGTTTTTTCttcaaaaaagatttttttttaaaaaaaatagtttcttGATTTTAAAGTAATTGCAAATATGTCCTATGTTCACCCACGACAATAATTTAATGCAAGGATTTTATAGGTCagattatttataaatttgttttgatttgaatttaagatttttttatgagAGGTTTAAGAttattaagaaaattaatttggatttatttagtttattttaataatgttataaaaaaaggtattatttcatgaatttattttatttaaattttgtataaattttcatacatgatTGATTGTGGAAAACAAGAGACCAATGCATTACATCATAATCAAATacgtattaaaaaaaatttagaaaggaAATTTCTTAATCAACATTAGACATGTAAGTATGATTTCGGGTTAATGTAATTTTTGGttcttaaatttgttaattaagttcattttgatatttaaaatttgataattatgttcattttggtCCTTAAGTTTGAAAAATGTAAATGTTTGGTAACGTAGTACAACCTCAAAGTATCACGTTATCAAATATTGATGGAATCTAAATTTAATACCCAAAATATGTCTGATTGTCAaattttaaataccaaaatagataaaagaaataaatacaagtaTCAAAGTGAATC
This window of the Gossypium hirsutum isolate 1008001.06 chromosome A09, Gossypium_hirsutum_v2.1, whole genome shotgun sequence genome carries:
- the LOC107928993 gene encoding glycine-rich cell wall structural protein — protein: MASFAKRVVLFSLLCFNVFVANVVAKNVVNTDEKYFLTKGGGFGGGGGFGGGGGLGGGFGGGAGGGAGFGGGAGGGGGLGGGGGAGGGLGGGGGAGGGFGGGIGKGGGLGGGIGKGGGLGGGIGKGGGLGGGIGKGGGLGGGIGKGGGLGGGIGKRGGLGGGHGGGIGKGGGLGGGIGKGGGLGGGIGKGGGLGGGIGKGGGLGGGIGKGGGLGGGIGKGGGLGGGHGGGIGKGGGLGGGIGKGGGLGGGIGKGGGLGGGIGKGGGLGGGVGKGGGLGGGIGKGGGLGGGHGGGLGSGIGKGGGLGGGIGKGGGLGGGIGKGGGIGGGGGFGKGGGFGGGAGGGAGGGFGGGAGGGGGFGGGAGGGFGGGGGAGGGFGGGTGGGAGGGFGGGAGGGGGIGHH